One segment of Cottoperca gobio chromosome 24, fCotGob3.1, whole genome shotgun sequence DNA contains the following:
- the abcd4 gene encoding lysosomal cobalamin transporter ABCD4, which yields MPRLEKSKGTKRLKLDWTFVQRFCSIQKVLFPSWISQSALMFGTLLAVTLTEQLIIYQVGILPSHFYNVLADKDNSGFKSLVSTAMVLILFNSTLKSIDQYICNQMYVSWRRTLTESLHTSYFQGRVYYTLNVLREDIDNPDQRISQDAERLCKQMSSMASRLIVSPFTLAYYSYHCFYSTGWIGPVSIFGYFVIGTIANKILMGPIVSTLYEQEKLEGDFRFKHMQIRVNAESAAFYRAGKVEHMRTDRRLQALLQTQKSLINKELWLYIGVNTFDYLGGFLSYIIIAIPIFTGLYDGLTPGELSALISKNAFVCIYLINGFTQLIDLSTTLSDVAGYTHRIGELREVMDDILHKQCDYDPASGESYDFDSDFNVHADPVDTAFILDHLSYKAPYSDKLLVEDLSLKISQGTHLLVVGNTGTGKTSLLRVLNRLWEAHSGFVQMTTCFGPRGTLFLPQKPYLTDGTLREQLIYPLKDIYPASGSVDDDRIIQFLELAGVSSLLERTGGLDAKVDWNWYDVLSPGEMQRLCFARLFYLQPKYAVLDEATSALTEEAEGQLYRTCKQLGMTLVSLGHRSSLEKYHDVQLKLCGGGQWEVTKLKGGNGRKSPENAKSSLLKSWT from the exons ATGCCGCGTTTGGAAAAGTCAAAAGGGACAAAAAG ACTGAAATTAGACTGGACATTTGTTCAGAGGTTCTGCAGCATCCAGAAGGTCCTGTTCCCATCATGGATCAGTCAAAGTGCTCTGATGTTTGGGACGCTGCTTGCTGTCACTCtgacag AGCAGCTGATCATTTACCAAGTGGGTATCCTCCCCAGCCACTTCTACAATGTGCTGGCAGACAAAGATAACTCAGGCTTCAAGAGTCTGGTGAGCACAGCTATGGTGCTCATCTTGTTCAACTCCACA tTGAAAAGTATCGACCAGTACATTTGCAATCAGATGTATGTTAGCTGGAGGAGGACGCTAACTGAGAGCCTCCATACGTCCTACTTCCAGGGCCGAGTCTATTACACGCTTAATGTACTCAGAGAGGATATAGACAACCC AGACCAGCGAATCAGTCAGGATGCAGAGAGGTTGTGTAAGCAGATGAGCAGCATGGCAAGTCGCTTGATAGTGTCACCGTTCACACTGGCTTACTACAGTTACCACTGCTTTTACAG CACTGGCTGGATCGGTCCTGTGAGTATCTTTGGCTACTTTGTGATTGGGACTATTGCCAATAAAATCCTCATGGGGCCGATTGTGTCGACTCTGTATGAGCAAGAAAAACTGGAGGGGGACTTCAG ATTCAAGCACATGCAGATCCGTGTCAATGCAGAGTCTGCAGCTTTTTACAG AGCGGGTAAAGTGGAGCACATGAGGACCGACCGCAGACTGCAGGCTCTGTTACAAACTCAGAAGAGTCTAATAAACAAAGAGCTCTGGCTTTATA tcGGGGTAAACACCTTTGACTACCTTGGAGGTTTCCTCAGCTACATTATAATCGCCATTCCCATCTTCACTGGTCTTTATGATGGTCTCACTCCTGGGGAGCTCAGTGCACTCATCAGTAAG AATGCCTTTGTGTGCATCTATTTGATAAATGGCTTCACGCAGCTAATAGACCTGTCAACCACTCTGTCAGATGTGGCTGGATACACCCACAG GATTGGGGAGCTGAGGGAGGTGATGGATGATATCCTACACAAGCAGTGTGACTATGACCCGGCGTCAGGGGAAAGCTACGACTTTGACAG TGACTTTAACGTCCACGCAGACCCTGTGGACACTGCCTTCATCCTGGACCATCTTTCATACAAAGCTCCGTACTCAGACAAGCTGCTAGTGGAGGATCTGAGTTTGAAAATCAGCCAGGGAACACATCTACTGGTGGTGGGGAACACAGGCACCGGCAAGACGTCACTACTGAGGGTCCTCAACAGACTCTGGGAGGCACACAGTG GTTTTGTCCAGATGACCACATGTTTCGGGCCCAGAGGAACCCTCTTCCTGCCCCAGAAACCGTACCTGACTGATGGCACACTGCGTGAACAG TTGATCTACCCATTGAAGGATATTTACCCTGCATCAG GATCAGTGGACGATGACAGAATCATACAATTCCTGGAACTAGCTGGAGTG tctAGTCTCCTGGAGCGGACAGGCGGGCTGGATGCAAAGGTGGACTGGAACTG GTATGATGTTCTATCTCCAGGTGAAATGCAGCGTCTCTGCTTTGCACGACTCTTCTACCTGCAGCCCAAATATGCAG tgTTGGATGAGGCCACCAGTGCTCTGACAGAGGAGGCAGAAGGACAGCTGTACCGAACCTGTAAACAGCTCGGCATGACTTTGGTCAGTCTGGGGCACCGCAGCAGCCTGGAAAAG TACCATGACGTCCAGTTGAAACTATGTGGAGGAGGCCAGTGGGAGGTAACCAAGTTAAAAGGAGGCAATGGGAGAAAAAGCCCTGAGAATGCAAAGTCCTCTCTATTAAAATCCTGGACATGA